The Streptomyces seoulensis genome contains a region encoding:
- a CDS encoding class I SAM-dependent methyltransferase, with protein sequence MTPTLVREHLAHAGSAPPRVNPRKRARDWSEIQERMLLPLHETVHERLEVGPGTRLLGLGCGSGLALLLAAAKGAAVTGVDSRPEHLALARERLDPDGPLDARLVHADSPADAAGPGTSPYTLVTAYETVGALDDSDGPGDTLAAALPLAARGAAVVLAGWGPPERCATSTVLRVAAKLAEPRRGWRPARRDDLEEVALRAGLKPDGSGRVACPFGYADTDSAVRGLVSTGLFDAAIAATDRKQVAKELTESLHPYRRPDGTVWMPNVFRYLIARVP encoded by the coding sequence ATGACACCTACGCTCGTGCGGGAGCACCTGGCCCACGCGGGTTCCGCACCACCCCGCGTGAACCCCCGCAAACGCGCGCGCGACTGGTCGGAGATCCAGGAGCGGATGCTTCTCCCGCTCCACGAGACCGTCCACGAGCGCCTCGAAGTGGGACCGGGCACCCGCCTGCTGGGCCTCGGCTGCGGCTCCGGGCTCGCCCTGCTGCTGGCGGCCGCCAAGGGCGCGGCCGTCACCGGCGTCGACTCCCGCCCCGAACACCTCGCCCTCGCCCGCGAACGTCTGGACCCGGACGGCCCCCTGGACGCCCGGCTGGTGCACGCGGACTCCCCCGCCGACGCGGCCGGCCCCGGGACATCCCCGTACACCCTCGTGACCGCCTACGAGACGGTCGGCGCCCTCGACGACTCCGACGGCCCGGGTGACACCCTCGCCGCCGCGCTGCCGCTGGCCGCGCGCGGGGCCGCCGTGGTGCTGGCCGGATGGGGCCCGCCCGAGCGGTGCGCCACCTCCACCGTGCTGCGGGTGGCCGCCAAGCTCGCCGAGCCGCGGCGCGGCTGGCGGCCGGCCCGGCGCGACGACCTGGAGGAGGTCGCGCTGCGCGCCGGGCTGAAGCCGGACGGCTCCGGCCGGGTGGCCTGCCCGTTCGGCTACGCCGACACCGACAGCGCGGTGCGCGGGCTGGTGTCGACCGGGCTGTTCGACGCGGCCATCGCGGCGACGGACCGCAAGCAGGTCGCCAAGGAACTGACCGAGTCCCTGCACCCCTACCGCCGCCCGGACGGGACGGTGTGGATGCCGAACGTCTTCCGCTACCTGATAGCCCGCGTGCCCTAG